The following coding sequences lie in one Moritella viscosa genomic window:
- the kbl gene encoding 2-amino-3-ketobutyrate coenzyme A ligase — protein MTSTFYNQISKQLEQTKADGLYKNERVITSAQNANIQVAGNEVVNFCANNYLGLANHADLISAAQSGLDSHGFGMASVRFICGTQDKHKELESKISTFLGMEDTILYTSCFDANTGLFETLLGAEDAIISDELNHASIIDGVRLCKAKRFRYKNNNMASLEEQLIAADAAGVRHKLIATDGVFSMDGVIANLEGVCDLADKYNALVMVDDSHAVGFVGEGGRGTPEHCGVMDRVDIITGTLGKALGGASGGYTSAKKEVVDWLRQRSRPYLFSNSVAPAIVAASIRVIEMMEEGHELRAKVKSNAEHFRREMSAAGFTLAGADHAIVPVMIGDAALAAEMSDRLLAEGIYVIGFSFPVVPHGKARIRTQMSAAHSVEQIDIAIAAFTRIGKDLGII, from the coding sequence ATGACTTCTACATTCTACAATCAGATCAGTAAGCAGTTAGAACAAACTAAAGCTGATGGCCTTTATAAAAATGAACGTGTCATCACTTCTGCCCAAAATGCCAACATTCAAGTGGCTGGCAATGAAGTTGTTAACTTCTGTGCGAATAACTACTTAGGTTTGGCTAACCATGCTGACCTTATTTCGGCTGCACAATCAGGTTTAGATAGCCACGGTTTTGGCATGGCGTCAGTACGTTTTATTTGTGGAACACAGGACAAACATAAAGAATTAGAAAGCAAGATCAGTACTTTCCTAGGTATGGAAGATACTATCTTGTATACGTCTTGCTTTGATGCAAACACTGGTTTGTTTGAAACATTGTTAGGTGCAGAAGATGCAATTATCTCAGACGAACTAAACCACGCGTCAATCATTGACGGTGTACGTCTATGTAAAGCAAAACGCTTCCGTTACAAAAATAACAACATGGCATCACTAGAAGAGCAACTTATTGCTGCAGATGCTGCAGGTGTGCGTCATAAATTGATCGCAACTGACGGTGTATTCTCAATGGATGGTGTGATCGCGAACCTTGAAGGTGTTTGTGATCTTGCAGACAAATACAACGCACTGGTAATGGTTGATGACTCTCACGCTGTTGGTTTTGTTGGCGAAGGCGGTCGTGGTACTCCTGAACATTGCGGCGTAATGGATCGTGTGGATATCATCACGGGTACATTAGGCAAAGCACTTGGTGGCGCATCAGGCGGTTATACATCAGCGAAAAAAGAAGTGGTTGATTGGTTACGTCAGCGCTCACGTCCATATTTATTCTCTAACTCAGTAGCACCTGCAATTGTTGCAGCATCTATTCGTGTAATTGAAATGATGGAAGAAGGTCATGAATTACGTGCAAAAGTTAAATCAAATGCAGAACATTTCCGTCGTGAGATGAGTGCGGCAGGCTTTACACTTGCTGGTGCTGACCACGCGATTGTACCTGTGATGATTGGCGATGCAGCATTAGCGGCTGAGATGTCAGACCGTTTATTAGCTGAAGGTATTTATGTAATTGGTTTCTCTTTCCCTGTGGTACCACATGGTAAAGCACGTATCCGTACACAAATGTCAGCAGCACACAGCGTAGAACAAATTGATATTGCAATTGCCGCATTTACCCGTATTGGTAAAGATCTTGGCATCATCTAA
- a CDS encoding HTH-type transcriptional regulator, LysR family: MISQKLIALLPDLASFTLVVQEESFTAAAKKISVTPSALSKTITRLEQALSVKLFERTTRKLIITEAGKKIYDQCISMVNAAQQAVEISSLEHTKPAGSITVAAPEAFLNVVLQPFVIPFLKQYPQIQLKLRAIDGAIDIFEHGIDVAFLLTDKPDENLVLKEMSKTYLVLCASPDYLKEKGIPSHPEQLKEHDCLYLAENETDHIWDFLKGDESHSVTVSGRYAVNHSQMRLNGVINGLGIGIFPDFVVQKAISKGDVTEVLCDWTIKSNYQGIIALQYAQTKYMPTKLRVFIDYAMQHLC, encoded by the coding sequence ATGATATCTCAAAAACTGATCGCCTTATTACCCGACTTAGCGAGTTTTACTTTAGTGGTTCAGGAAGAAAGCTTTACTGCTGCAGCAAAGAAGATAAGTGTCACCCCTTCCGCACTAAGTAAAACAATTACCCGGCTTGAACAAGCTTTATCCGTTAAACTATTTGAACGTACGACCAGAAAGCTGATCATTACCGAAGCCGGAAAGAAGATTTATGATCAATGCATTTCTATGGTAAATGCTGCACAACAAGCAGTTGAAATATCAAGTCTCGAACATACTAAACCCGCAGGTTCAATCACAGTTGCGGCACCTGAGGCATTTTTAAATGTGGTGCTACAGCCTTTTGTCATTCCATTTTTAAAGCAGTATCCGCAGATTCAACTCAAGCTGCGTGCTATTGATGGGGCAATCGATATTTTTGAACATGGTATCGATGTCGCTTTTCTCCTTACGGATAAGCCGGATGAAAATTTGGTGCTAAAAGAGATGAGTAAAACCTACTTAGTACTATGTGCGAGCCCTGATTACCTAAAAGAGAAAGGGATCCCTTCCCATCCCGAACAATTAAAAGAACATGATTGCCTATATTTAGCAGAAAATGAAACCGACCACATCTGGGATTTTTTGAAAGGCGACGAATCCCATAGCGTTACAGTCTCAGGCCGTTACGCCGTCAACCATTCTCAGATGCGTCTAAACGGTGTCATTAATGGGTTAGGTATCGGTATTTTCCCCGACTTCGTCGTGCAGAAAGCGATCAGCAAAGGTGATGTTACAGAAGTTCTCTGCGACTGGACAATTAAGAGTAATTATCAGGGGATCATTGCACTTCAATATGCCCAAACTAAATACATGCCAACAAAGCTCAGAGTTTTTATCGATTACGCTATGCAACACTTGTGTTAA
- the tdh gene encoding L-threonine 3-dehydrogenase, whose protein sequence is MKALAKLKPEQGIWMTDVEKPTLGHNDLLIKIRKTAICGTDIHIYNWDEWSQKTIPVPMVVGHEYVGEVVGIGQEVRGFALGDRVSGEGHITCGHCRNCRAGRTHLCRNTTGVGVNREGAFAEYLVIPAFNAFKLPDDISDDMAAIFDPFGNAVHTALSFDVVGEDVLITGAGPIGIMAAAVCKHVGARNVVITDVNEFRLDLARKMGVTRAVNVATESLKDVMDDLKMTEGFDVGLEMSGVPSAFSDMLDKMNHGGKVAMLGIPPNSMSIEWGNVIFKGLVIKGIYGREMFETWYKMAALIQSGLDLTPIITHHFPIDQFQDGFDIMRSGMSGKVILDWE, encoded by the coding sequence ATGAAAGCACTAGCAAAATTAAAACCTGAACAAGGTATTTGGATGACAGATGTGGAAAAGCCAACGCTTGGCCACAATGATTTGTTAATCAAGATCCGCAAAACCGCTATTTGTGGTACAGATATCCATATTTATAACTGGGATGAATGGTCACAAAAAACGATCCCTGTACCTATGGTTGTGGGTCACGAGTATGTAGGTGAAGTTGTTGGTATCGGCCAAGAAGTTCGTGGTTTCGCATTAGGTGATCGTGTTTCTGGTGAAGGCCACATTACGTGTGGTCACTGTCGTAACTGCCGTGCAGGGCGCACACATTTATGTCGAAATACAACAGGTGTTGGTGTTAACCGTGAAGGCGCATTTGCTGAATACTTAGTTATTCCTGCATTTAACGCATTCAAGTTACCAGATGATATTTCTGATGATATGGCAGCGATCTTTGACCCGTTTGGTAACGCTGTACACACTGCTTTATCATTTGATGTGGTTGGTGAAGATGTATTAATTACCGGTGCTGGTCCTATCGGTATCATGGCAGCAGCAGTATGTAAGCACGTTGGTGCTCGTAATGTTGTGATCACGGATGTGAATGAATTTCGTTTAGACCTAGCGCGCAAGATGGGTGTTACTCGCGCTGTAAACGTAGCAACAGAATCGCTAAAAGATGTGATGGATGATCTTAAAATGACTGAAGGCTTCGATGTTGGCCTTGAAATGTCAGGTGTACCGTCTGCATTTAGCGATATGTTAGATAAGATGAACCATGGTGGTAAAGTTGCTATGCTAGGTATTCCACCAAATAGCATGAGCATCGAATGGGGTAATGTTATCTTTAAAGGTTTAGTCATTAAAGGTATTTATGGCCGTGAAATGTTTGAAACTTGGTACAAAATGGCTGCATTAATCCAGTCAGGTTTAGACCTAACGCCAATCATCACACACCATTTCCCAATAGATCAATTCCAAGACGGTTTTGATATTATGCGTTCAGGTATGTCAGGTAAAGTAATCCTAGACTGGGAATAA